The following proteins are co-located in the Streptomyces sp. NBC_01198 genome:
- a CDS encoding DUF3027 domain-containing protein — translation MRSRTPDRLCAEAVDVALAVTLEAAGPQSVGAHLGVAAEGDRVVTHFFACTEPAYRGWRWATTLTRASRAKAVTVDETVLLPGADSILAPEWVPWSERLRPGDMGPGDLLPTEADDLRLEPGWTGDDEPPAGEPGADAEEGVDLVVPSVATIGSIAGQLGLGRPRVLSRYGLHAAADRWDEQFGPKTAMAQAAPANCVSCGFLVPITGSLSQAFGICANEFSPADGHVVSLGYGCGGHSEAAVMPRPPQPAPMVLDELHDTDPLSLRPAAAGDAAATGGSAAGQASDGADPAGPGGSGRSGASAGPGSSGGEDHGPS, via the coding sequence ATGCGAAGCCGTACCCCTGACCGCCTGTGCGCCGAGGCCGTCGACGTTGCCCTGGCGGTCACGCTGGAGGCGGCGGGGCCGCAGTCGGTGGGTGCGCACCTGGGGGTCGCCGCGGAGGGCGACCGGGTCGTCACCCACTTCTTCGCCTGTACCGAGCCCGCCTACCGCGGCTGGCGCTGGGCCACCACGCTGACCAGGGCGTCCCGTGCCAAGGCCGTGACCGTCGACGAAACGGTGCTGCTGCCAGGCGCCGACTCCATCCTGGCGCCCGAGTGGGTGCCGTGGAGCGAGCGGCTGCGGCCCGGCGACATGGGCCCCGGCGACCTGCTGCCCACCGAGGCGGACGACCTGCGGCTCGAACCGGGCTGGACCGGCGACGACGAGCCGCCGGCCGGCGAGCCCGGCGCGGACGCCGAGGAGGGCGTCGACCTGGTCGTGCCGTCCGTGGCGACGATCGGCTCGATCGCCGGGCAGCTCGGTCTCGGCCGCCCCCGGGTGCTGTCCCGCTACGGGCTGCACGCCGCCGCGGACCGCTGGGACGAGCAGTTCGGGCCCAAGACGGCGATGGCGCAGGCCGCGCCCGCCAACTGCGTCAGCTGCGGCTTCCTGGTGCCGATCACCGGCTCGCTCAGCCAGGCCTTCGGGATCTGCGCCAACGAGTTCTCGCCGGCCGACGGCCACGTGGTCTCGCTCGGCTACGGATGCGGCGGCCACTCCGAGGCCGCGGTCATGCCGCGTCCGCCGCAGCCCGCGCCGATGGTCCTCGACGAGCTGCACGACACCGACCCGCTGTCGCTGCGCCCTGCCGCGGCGGGCGACGCCGCGGCGACGGGCGGCAGCGCGGCCGGCCAGGCCTCGGACGGCGCCGATCCGGCCGGGCCGGGCGGCTCTGGCAGGTCCGGCGCGTCCGCCGGCCCCGGCAGCTCCGGCGGGGAGGACCACGGCCCCTCCTGA
- a CDS encoding MFS transporter yields MARTDTAARGPVRRAGHVLVRGVGGPAGALGRRIRRTTHAGGAGESGLAKLIELHAVNSAGDMMITVALASTVFFSVPSGEARGRVALYLLVTMAPFALLAPVIGPLLDRLQHGRRAAMAVSMMARAVLAWTMAGVISTAGLGLYPAALGVLVSSKAYGVVRSAVVPRLLPGRTTLVKANSRVTLSGLLATAVAAPVAAGLNVIGPQWPLYGAFVVFIGGALLSLSLPGKVDSARGEQRVRLSADEEAQPEPTGIPGRKPGLLGVGSSVLHALQGNGGLRSLSGFLTMFLAFMMREHPLGGLSPAMSLGVVGVAAGVGNAFGTALGAWLKARGPEVIIAAVLICALTAATLAAGWYSLVTVAALTAVAGISQALAKLSLDALIQRDVPELVRTSAFARSETALQLSWVVGGGLGILLPLNGPLGMGCAAGLVALAFLLSVRGLFGAARRGSTARARVA; encoded by the coding sequence ATGGCAAGAACCGACACCGCCGCCCGAGGGCCTGTGCGCAGAGCCGGACACGTCCTCGTTCGGGGCGTGGGCGGTCCGGCCGGAGCGCTGGGCCGGCGTATCCGGCGTACGACACATGCCGGAGGCGCGGGCGAGTCCGGTCTGGCGAAGTTGATCGAGCTGCACGCGGTCAACTCCGCCGGCGACATGATGATCACCGTCGCTCTGGCCAGCACTGTCTTCTTCTCGGTGCCCAGCGGCGAGGCCCGTGGCCGGGTCGCGCTGTATCTGCTGGTGACGATGGCGCCCTTCGCGCTTCTCGCACCGGTGATCGGCCCGCTGCTCGACCGGCTGCAGCACGGACGCAGGGCCGCGATGGCGGTCTCGATGATGGCCAGGGCCGTGCTGGCCTGGACGATGGCCGGGGTGATCTCGACCGCCGGGCTCGGCCTGTATCCGGCGGCGCTCGGCGTGCTGGTGTCGTCGAAGGCCTACGGCGTGGTGCGCAGTGCGGTGGTGCCACGGCTCTTGCCGGGGCGTACGACCCTGGTCAAGGCGAATTCCCGGGTCACCCTGTCGGGCCTGCTGGCCACCGCTGTGGCGGCCCCGGTCGCCGCGGGGCTGAACGTGATCGGCCCGCAGTGGCCGCTCTACGGCGCTTTCGTGGTCTTCATCGGCGGCGCCCTGCTGTCGCTCTCGTTGCCCGGCAAGGTCGACTCGGCCCGCGGCGAGCAGCGGGTGCGGCTGTCGGCGGACGAGGAGGCGCAGCCCGAGCCGACCGGCATCCCGGGCCGCAAGCCGGGGCTGCTGGGCGTCGGCTCCTCGGTGCTGCACGCCCTGCAGGGCAACGGCGGGCTGCGCTCGCTGTCCGGCTTCCTGACGATGTTCCTGGCCTTCATGATGCGCGAGCACCCGCTCGGCGGGCTGTCGCCGGCGATGTCGCTGGGCGTGGTCGGCGTGGCGGCGGGTGTCGGCAACGCGTTCGGCACCGCGCTCGGCGCCTGGCTCAAGGCGCGCGGCCCCGAGGTGATCATCGCCGCCGTGCTGATCTGCGCGCTGACCGCGGCGACGCTGGCCGCGGGCTGGTACAGCCTGGTCACGGTGGCCGCGCTCACCGCGGTGGCCGGTATCTCGCAGGCGCTGGCGAAGCTGTCGCTGGACGCGCTGATCCAGCGCGACGTGCCGGAACTGGTGCGGACCTCCGCCTTCGCCCGCTCGGAGACCGCACTCCAGCTGTCCTGGGTGGTCGGCGGCGGCCTCGGCATACTGCTGCCGCTGAACGGCCCGCTGGGCATGGGGTGCGCCGCCGGCCTGGTGGCCCTGGCGTTCCTGCTGTCCGTACGCGGCCTGTTCGGGGCCGCCCGCCGCGGCAGTACGGCCCGCGCCCGGGTCGCCTAG